From one Humulus lupulus chromosome 8, drHumLupu1.1, whole genome shotgun sequence genomic stretch:
- the LOC133798380 gene encoding probable methyltransferase PMT11, whose translation MKGFNNGDFNGQLTVKIVAFLFISVTFFYVGKHWSDGYQQLVFYSTTATTATQTSSVSISPNQDKSFNISSIIPENSVPPVSEPLKVPLPPPSPEPIQRFGIVDENGTMSDEFEVGEFDPDEVVENWGIGNGTVVENDGNDGSRRVRVKKFELCSSDKREYIPCLDNEKAIKMLKSTERGERFERHCPEPSQGLNCLVPPPKDYKAPIPWPKSRDEVWFSNVPHTRLAEDKGGQNWIFRVKNKFKFPGGGTQFIHGANEYLDHMSKMVPEIAFGQHTRVVLDVGCGVASFGAYLLSRNVITMSVAPKDVHENQIQFALERGVPAMVGAFATHRLLYPTQAFDLIHCSRCRINWTRDDGILLLEVNRMLRAGGYFVWAAQPVYKHEEALEEQWKEMLNLTTRLCWEFVKKDGYIAVWKKPVNNDCYLKRDEGATPPLCDTTEDPDKVWYVDLKACITRLPENGYGANVTKWPERLHTPPDRLQSIQFDAYISRKELYTAEYKYWMDIIGGYVRALHWKKIKLRNVMDMKAGFGGFAAALNDQGLNSWVMNVVPVSGPNTLPVIYDRGLIGVMHDWCEPFDTYPRTYDLLHAASLFSIERKRCNISTIMLEMDRILRPGGRAYIRDSLSVMDELQEIGNAMGWHVTLRDTAEGPHASYRLLVADKRLLRP comes from the exons ATGAAAGGTTTCAACAATGGCGATTTCAATGGACAGTTAACGGTGAAGATCGTAGCCTTCCTTTTCATATCCGTTACATTCTTCTACGTGGGCAAGCACTGGTCCGATGGCTACCAGCAGCTCGTCTTCTACTCCACCACCGCCACCACCGCCACCCAAACTTCTTCGGTCTCGATCTCCCCCAACCAGGACAAGTCGTTTAATATCTCCTCCATCATTCCTGAGAATTCGGTTCCGCCGGTCTCCGAGCCGCTGAAGGTTCCTCTGCCGCCTCCATCACCCGAGCCTATTCAGAGGTTTGGGATTGTAGACGAAAATGGGACCATGTCGGATGAGTTCGAGGTCGGTGAGTTTGATCCGGATGAGGTTGTGGAGAATTGGGGGATTGGGAATGGAACCGTGGTTGAGAATGACGGGAATGATGGCTCTCGTAGAGTTCGAGTTAAAAAATTTGAGCTGTGTTCGAGCGATAAGAGGGAGTATATACCTTGCTTGGACAATGAGAAGGCCATTAAGATGCTCAAATCGACGGAGAGAGGTGAACGATTCGAACGACATTGTCCGGAACCTAGTCAGGGTTTGAATTGCTTGGTTCCGCCGCCTAAGGATTACAAAGCCCCCATACCATGGCCAAAGAGCCGCGACGAG GTTTGGTTCAGCAATGTACCTCATACTCGTCTGGCGGAAGACAAAGGAGGCCAAAACTGGATTTTTCGTGTGAAGAATAAATTCAAGTTTCCTGGGGGTGGTACACAATTTATACATGGGGCAAACGAATACTTGGATCATATGTCTAAG ATGGTCCCTGAAATTGCATTTGGTCAGCATACTCGAGTTGTTTTGGATGTTGGATGTGGTGTAGCAAGTTTCGGTGCTTATCTACTCTCTCGGAATGTTATTACTATGTCGGTCGCTCCCAAAGATGTCCACGAAAACCAGATTCAATTTGCTCTTGAGCGAGGTGTGCCTGCAATGGTGGGAGCCTTTGCAACTCACCGTTTATTATATCCCACTCAAGCTTTCGACCTAATTCATTGTTCTCGTTGTAGAATTAATTGGACTCGTGACG ATGGAATTTTACTGCTTGAGGTTAATAGGATGCTCAGGGCAGGAGGATACTTTGTTTGGGCGGCACAGCCAGTTTATAAGCATGAAGAGGCTCTAGAGGAACAGTGGAAAG AAATGTTGAACCTCACTACTCGTCTATGCTGGGAGTTTGTGAAAAAGGATGGGTATATTGCTGTATGGAAGAAACCAGTAAACAACGACTGCTATTTAAAAAGAGATGAAGGAGCTACTCCTCCTTTGTGTGATACAACTGAGGACCCAGACAAAGTCTg gTACGTTGATCTCAAGGCGTGCATAACTCGACTACCTGAAAACGGTTACGGAGCGAATGTCACCAAGTGGCCTGAACGCTTGCATACTCCCCCTGATAGGCTCCAGTCAATTCAATTCGATGCATATATATCTAGGAAGGAGCTCTACACAGCAGAATACAAATACTGGATGGATATAATAGGTGGATATGTACGTGCTTTACACTGGAAGAAGATTAAACTAAGAAATGTAATGGACATGAAAGCTGGCTTTGGAGG ATTTGCTGCAGCCTTAAATGACCAGGGTCTGAATTCCTGGGTGATGAACGTAGTTCCTGTTAGTGGGCCCAACACCTTGCCTGTAATATATGACCGAGGACTTATTGGAGTTATGCATGACTG GTGTGAACCGTTTGACACATACCCCAGAACCTACGATTTATTGCATGCCGCTAGCCTCTTCTCTATCGAGAGAAAAAG GTGCAATATATCTACAATCATGCTTGAAATGGATCGGATTTTGAGACCCGGCGGACGAGCTTATATCCGCGACTCACTCTCTGTCATGGATGAGCTTCAAGAGATTGGAAATGCAATGGGCTGGCATGTAACTCTGCGGGACACTGCTGAGGGTCCTCATGCAAGTTATAGATTGCTTGTTGCTGATAAACGACTATTACGTCCTTGA